Below is a window of Fibrobacter sp. UWB10 DNA.
CGTCGCCCATGTAGATTTCGGCCGGAGGGCTGTTGAACCACAAGTAGGCGAGGAGCGCTCCAGCAATCGACATGGCGAGCGGGAATAGTTCGTCGCAGCCCGGCAGATAAGGAACGCTCAGGTACTGGCTAAAGATAAAGTTGCCGCTTACGTAAGCCACAAGGCCCACGAAAATCATGCTCGAAAGAATGGGTACAGAAACAAGGCTGTCGAGACCGTCAGTAAAGTTTGTACCGTTGGCCGAGGCGGCAATCACAAAAGTCATGAATCCAACGAAAATCCAGTTGGGCAGGTGAATCTGGAAAACGCTAATGGGGCAGAAGGGGATAGTCAGGTCGCCTTTGAGTTCGGGAATGAACTTATAGCAGAATATGGCAACGACCAGGCTAAACAAGAAATAGAGGAACAAACGAAGACTGCTGGAAATACCGTCGGCCTTGTCCATGTAGTCGGCGGCCTTGAGCTTGCCAAGCTTGATCAGGCGCTTGGCTTTGACTTTCGCGATGTCGTCAATGGCGCCCACCGCAGAAAATGCTGCAAGCACAATCAGGGTCGAAATGGTATAGCCGTTCATCTTGCATACCAGGAGCGACACGATTTCAACCACAACAACAAGAAGAAGACCGCCCATAATCGGGGGAGACTTGGATTTGCCGTCTTTATCGAAGTCAGAGGTCGCATCGAGGCTCTGGAGTTTTCGGATGTAAATCGGCATGAAGGTCATGACGAGAATGATTGAGAGCATGGCAGCTGCACCTGCGCGGAACAGACGGCCATCAAAAAGATCAATACTGGTTAAATGATAAAGCCACTGACAAAGCATGTTGCAATAATAAAAAAATATAGGCGGATTCGCTGTAAAATTTCTAAATTATAGGGCATGAGTGAATTCCATATTGACTGCCCCCATTGCGGTACATCTTTCGACGCCCAGATTCAAGGTGATGGCGCCAACATGATGGTGTTTTGCTGCGCTCGCTGCAAAACACCTTTGATGTATTACCATGGTGAGGTTGCTGAACTGGATCGTGACGAATTTGCAGGGCTGCGCCAAAAGCTGACCCGTGCAATTGACGCCGTTGTCAGCAACGGTGGTGCAATGGGTGCGGTGGCCGAGGCCCTCAAGAAGATGGTGGAAGCCTCCGAGGCTCTGGCCGAAGAACGCTCTGCCGAAAAAGGCGAAAGCCTGCCCAACCCGCGTGAAGGTTCTGCCCCGTCGGAATTCGATGCCGCTGCTGAAAACATTGCCGGAGCGATTGCTTCGAATGAACCGGTCCAACCGGCAGTCATTTCGGACGATGTGCTTGCCGATTTGCAGAAAGACCTCGACGAACTCGATGTCGACAGCTTCTTGGATAAGCTGTAGTTCCTATGCTTGAATTTTTCATTGCTGCGCTTGTGGTGGCGGTTGCTCCCGGCCCCGATAACCTGTTTGTGCTTGCGCAAAGTGCAACTCATGGTGCCAAAGCGGGTTTTTGCGTAATTTGCGGCCTTTGCACGGGTATTGTCATCCAGGTGACCTTGCTGGTGCTTGGTGTTTCGGCTTTAATTGCCGCAAGCCCGAAAGCGTTCTTTGTCATGCAGTGCCTGGGTGCGACTTACCTGCTTTATTTGGCGTACAAGAGTTTCCGGGTGCGTGCCGGAACCGTGAAATTAAATGAAAATGGCGAGCGTTTGCCTCTTCGCAAACTCTACTTGCGCGGCATTATCATGAACATCACGAACCCGAAGGCGGTGTTGTTCGCGCTTTCGTTCATTCCGCCGGCTGTTAAAATGGATAGCCCGTTGAATCCGACCGTTCAAATGGCGATTCTCGGGGCGGAATTTATTCTGGCGACTTTTATTGTGTTCGGCTCGGTAGCGCTTTTGGCGGGTGCCGTCAAGAAGTTTATGCTCAAGAGCCCGAAGGCGAACCGCAACCTCAATTGGTTCAGCGGTGTCGTATTCGTGCTTCTCGCAGTCGCGTTGTTCGCACTATAATTGCTTTTCAATCAGCTTCAGAATTTTTTCGATGGCCACTTCGGGGGCGTCGCTGGTGTCACCGCCGGCGGCTCGGGTGTGGCCGCCTCCGCCGAATTCCTTGGCGATAGCGTTTACGTCTACAAAGTAGTTGCTGCGGAGGCTGATTTTGTACTTCCCGTTTACGGGGTACAAAAGCAAGGCCACTTCGGTGCCGCCGACTTCGCGGATGGTGTCAATGACGGTGGAAAGTTCCACGGGCGTGACACCGAAGCGTTCCATGTCTTCGGGCGTGATGTAGCTGTAAACGACTTTGCCGCCCAAGCCGAGCTTGCATTGTTGCATGGCATAGCCCGTAATGAGCGTCTGCTTGTAGGTGCGGGTGTAGTAAGTCTCGTTCACGATTTTTGCGAAGTCGACGCCAGCTTCAATCAAGTCACCCACCACCTGCATGGTGCGCTTGCCGGTGCAGCTGTACTTGAAGGCGCCGGTGTCGTGTACAATTCCGAGGTACAGGGAACTGGCGGTGTCGCGGCTGATTTTAGCCTTGTCGAGGTTTACGTATAGAACCTCGCTGGCGGAGCTTGCTTCGGGCTCTACCAGGTTCAGGGTGCAAAGATTCAGCGGGTTAGAAATATGGTGGTCGATGTTGATGGTCTTCTTGGCGGCCTTGATACATTCGGCACCGCCTGCGCCTACGCGTTCAAAGCTTGGGGTGTCCATCAGGAATGCCAAGTCGTAAGGCTTGCCGCCATTGCTTTCGGCTGTCCAGGTGGATTGGGCATCGCTTGCCCCACGCAAAATCTTGTAGCTGTCGGGGAAGTTTTCAAGGTACAGATCCACGCTAATGCCCGGATAGTTGTCCTTGATGTAGTTGTAAATGCCCGTGGTAGAACCCACGCAGTCGCCGTCCGGGCGCACATGCCCGAAAATGGCCACAGTCTTCGCTTCGCTTAATAATTCATCGATCTTCATGCTAATGAATATAGCAATGAATAATGTGTAATGTGTGATGGTTTTCTATATTGCGTCGCATGAAACTCCTTTTTACAGATCTTGATGGTACGCTCCTGACCGACGACAAGCAGATTCTCGATGTGGACATGAAGGCTATCGAGGGTATGCTTGAACGCGGGCACAAACTGGTGCTCTGCACCGGGCGTCCGCTCACGAGTGCAAAACAGCTTGCGCAAAAGTACGGCTTCGACAAGCCGGGCTTTTTCCTGGTGAGTTTCAACGGCGGGCTCATTTACGATTACGCCACCGAACAGTCTATTCTAACGCGTTACATCCCGGTAGAATCGGTCAAGTTCATTATGGATGCAGCTCACCGTGCGGGCATGCATGCGCACACCTACTCGGGCGACTTGGTGGTTTCGGAATACGAAACGGAACAGCTCAAAACCTACTGCCGGCTAATGAAGATGGATTACGTGGTCGTCAAGGATATTCGCGACTACTACGGCGAATTCATCAATGTGGTCGTCAAGCCGCCTATCAAGGTGAATATCATTACGCCTTTCGATCACGATAGCCTGCTGGATTTCCGCACCGAAATGCGCAAGACTACGGCGGGCAAACTCTTTGACGTGTTCAGCAAGCCTGAAATGCTCGAATTTTCGCACATGCAGTCTAACAAGGGCGATGCGGTGCTGTTTATGGCCGATTTTTACAAGGTCCCGCTTTCGGACACTATTGCCGTGGGCGACGAAGAAAACGATTGCCCCATGATCGAGGCCGCTGGGGTGGGGGTGGCAATGCTGAATGCCTCTCCGGTTGCCAAAAAAGCTGCCAATTACGTGACTACGGTTGACAATAACCACGGTGGAATTGCTGAAGTTATTGAAAAATTCGTGATTTAGGCATTTTTATCTCAAATATTCCAACTTGGAATATTGGTGGTAATTTTTTTTGAACAAAAAAGTATTCTTTGGAGTATCTTCTATATAAATGTTATAGGGGATGCTCCAATTATATGAAACAATTTCAATTTGATTACCATAGCATAACTTCGCTGAAACGGGACCTTGACAAGATTAGCCTTTGGTGCAAGTCAAGAGTGTTTTCTCATGTGGTATTTCAGATTTATTCCAATTCTATGGATAAGGGGCAAATTGATCTTGTCTGCGACGTTATTTCGCAGAATTTCCCGGATTCCATTTACATGGGCTGCTCTACGGGCGGCAATATTGTAGATGGGCGAATGTCTAATGCCGAAATTTCGGTTATTTGTACGATTTTTGAATATCCAACGACACAGCTGAAGTTGTTGCAGTATACCATTAGTGCAGATAATGTCGTTGATGTGGTTGAGAGCATAAAAGAAGAAATCAAGGCGAATCCATGGGCGAAGGCTGTTGAATTGCAACTGACGACTCTTGGTGTATCCATGACTCCGTTCTGCGATGCGTTCAAAGATGTGGATCCTTCGATTGCAATTTTTGGCGGTGGCGCCATTAATCCGAGTTTGACTAGTACAGAAACCTGCGTGTTTTCGAATGTGGGAGGGTATTCTGGAAAGGGAATGCTTGTTTTGTTGATGGGCGGTGATGACTTTTTTGTCCATACTTCTCACGTGATTGGCTGGAAACCCCTTGGCCGTGAATTTGTCGTGACTAAGGCTGTAGGCCCCGTGCTTTATGAATTGGATGGCATGCCTGCTTATGAAATTTATCATCGCTATTTGAATATTCCGAACGACGAACATTTTATTTATAACACGTTGGAATTCCCGCTGTTCTACAAGCGCAACGGAATCGATATCATGCGTTCGCCTGTGGCCTGTAATGAAGACGGTTCTGTGGTCATGTCGTCGGATATCGAAGAAGGCGTGAAAGTGCGCCTTGCCTATGGTGACCCGTGGACGATTCTTGCGAGTGTCCGGAAAGATGGCCGCGATGTCGGGGTGTTTAGCCCTGAAATTATCAAGGTCTTTTCTTGTGTGGTTCGTCGAATTTTCTGGGGCAAAGAAGAAATTAGCGGTGAAACGCTCCCGCTACAGAGCATTGCGTCTACTTCGGGCTTTTATTCCTCTAGCGAATTCTTGCGTACGGGCTGTTGCGTGAATCAGCATAATGCAACCCTTGTGATAGCGGGAATGCGCGAAGGCAGTGGCGGGGACCGTTACGATTTTGAAATGCCTCAGGAGGCTTTCTCGGGCAAGGTTTCCATGATTAACCGCCTGGCCACCTTTATTGACGTGACGGCTCAGGAACAAGCCGAAACTTATGCGAAACTGCAGTTGACCTCTATTACGGATTCCTTGTCAGAGGTGTTTAACCGAGGTGAAATCCAACGCCGAATTACCAGATGTGTGGAATTAGGGCGGCCTGGTTGCCTGGTGATGCTTGATATCGATAATTTTAAACAAATTAACGATATCTGGGGCCACAAGGAAGGCGATGTTGTCATTCAAGAAATTAGCCATGTCTTGCGAAGGGTTGCCGATGAAACCGGTGTATCCGGGGTTGAAGCCGCCAATTTTGATATGGTTGATTTCCGGGCCATGTGTGCAAAGGAATTTGAACTTCATGGTGGTAATGCCTTGCGGCCTGTACCGGTAATTATGGATGTGAAATCTCCTATTGGCCGTTGGGGAGGCGAAGAATTCATGGTGCTTTTGCAGGATTCCTCGTTAAAAACGGCTATAGATTTTGCTGATAGGGTGCGTGTCGCGTTCAATGATATTACATTTGAAAAAGCTGGACGTCGTTCCGTGAGTGCCGGTGTAACCGAACTTCGGAGGGGCGAAAGCGCTGATACCGCATTAGTTCGCGTCGATAAGGCTCTTTACAGGGCCAAGAAAAATGGCAAGAACTGCGTTGTGGTGTCTGAAGGAGAAAATGATGGATAGCGTTGTCAAGCGAAAAATTGATTCCCTGTATGGGGCGTTCTCTGTTCTTGCAAACGGGGCGTATACTTATGTTACCGATATGAAGACCGATTGGACCCGTTGGTCTAAAGAGGCTGTTCACTATTTTGACTTACCAGATGAATATATGCAGGGGGTTGCCTATACCTGGATGGAAAGAATCCATCCGGATGACCGAGCCGCCTATAAAGAAAACATTGATAAGGTTATGTCCGGCGAGACGAACGAACATAATCTTCAATACCGTGTGCTGACCAAAGATGGCCGCTACATTGTTTGCACATGCCGAGGTGTATTGCTCCGTAACGAAAATGGTACTCCGGACTACTTCGGCGGGATAATCAAGAATAATGACACCCTGAGCTATTTTGACGATGTTTCCAATATGAGAAGCCTTTATGGCTTTTTAGAAGACCTGCAGTCGACGAGTTGGCGTGGCGAAAGCTTGCAGATTATGATTTTGGGCATTAATGATTTTTCTCGCCTGAATGAAATTTACGGCTACACGTTCGGAAACCGCGTGCTCCAAGATTTTTCGAAGATGATTAAGGTCGAAGCTCATGGCATGGGCGATTGGTACCGAATGGATGGAACCAAGTTCGCCATCATCTGTAAGAAGGCTTCTGTCGATGACCTTCAGAATTTGTACAAACGAATTCAGTACAATTCCTTGCACGAATTTAATGTGGACGGATCCCGCGTGGTTCTTTCGTTCGTAGCTGGCGCTGTTAATTTGGACAAATTTGATGTCAGCGTAGAAACGGTTTATTCTTGCTTGCGCTTTGCCTATTACGAATCCAAGAACAATCATTTGGGCGAGTTGTACGTTCTTAAGAACGATGTGAACGATGACAAGCGTTTTGCCATTGAACGAATCAATGTGATCCGCAACAGCATCGTGAACAATTGCGAAGGCTTCTACTTGTGCTACCAGCCGATTGTCGATGCAGACTCCGAAAAGATTATCGGTGCCGAAGCCTTGATCCGCTGGAAAAACGATGAGTACGGCGTTGTCCCGCCTGTACAGTTTGTAGATGTTTTGGAACAAGATAACTT
It encodes the following:
- the mraY gene encoding phospho-N-acetylmuramoyl-pentapeptide-transferase; protein product: MLCQWLYHLTSIDLFDGRLFRAGAAAMLSIILVMTFMPIYIRKLQSLDATSDFDKDGKSKSPPIMGGLLLVVVVEIVSLLVCKMNGYTISTLIVLAAFSAVGAIDDIAKVKAKRLIKLGKLKAADYMDKADGISSSLRLFLYFLFSLVVAIFCYKFIPELKGDLTIPFCPISVFQIHLPNWIFVGFMTFVIAASANGTNFTDGLDSLVSVPILSSMIFVGLVAYVSGNFIFSQYLSVPYLPGCDELFPLAMSIAGALLAYLWFNSPPAEIYMGDAGSVGFGAAIGIMFILVQAGLFLPIVCIIIIAEACSVLLQISWFKFTKKTTGEGKRIFLCAPLHHHYQKKWEGRFPSKPLMNSKIVWRMHLISIFALIVSMVIFFGIR
- a CDS encoding LysE family translocator; this encodes MLEFFIAALVVAVAPGPDNLFVLAQSATHGAKAGFCVICGLCTGIVIQVTLLVLGVSALIAASPKAFFVMQCLGATYLLYLAYKSFRVRAGTVKLNENGERLPLRKLYLRGIIMNITNPKAVLFALSFIPPAVKMDSPLNPTVQMAILGAEFILATFIVFGSVALLAGAVKKFMLKSPKANRNLNWFSGVVFVLLAVALFAL
- a CDS encoding bifunctional oligoribonuclease/PAP phosphatase NrnA — translated: MKIDELLSEAKTVAIFGHVRPDGDCVGSTTGIYNYIKDNYPGISVDLYLENFPDSYKILRGASDAQSTWTAESNGGKPYDLAFLMDTPSFERVGAGGAECIKAAKKTINIDHHISNPLNLCTLNLVEPEASSASEVLYVNLDKAKISRDTASSLYLGIVHDTGAFKYSCTGKRTMQVVGDLIEAGVDFAKIVNETYYTRTYKQTLITGYAMQQCKLGLGGKVVYSYITPEDMERFGVTPVELSTVIDTIREVGGTEVALLLYPVNGKYKISLRSNYFVDVNAIAKEFGGGGHTRAAGGDTSDAPEVAIEKILKLIEKQL
- a CDS encoding HAD family hydrolase, which translates into the protein MKLLFTDLDGTLLTDDKQILDVDMKAIEGMLERGHKLVLCTGRPLTSAKQLAQKYGFDKPGFFLVSFNGGLIYDYATEQSILTRYIPVESVKFIMDAAHRAGMHAHTYSGDLVVSEYETEQLKTYCRLMKMDYVVVKDIRDYYGEFINVVVKPPIKVNIITPFDHDSLLDFRTEMRKTTAGKLFDVFSKPEMLEFSHMQSNKGDAVLFMADFYKVPLSDTIAVGDEENDCPMIEAAGVGVAMLNASPVAKKAANYVTTVDNNHGGIAEVIEKFVI
- a CDS encoding diguanylate cyclase, which codes for MDKGQIDLVCDVISQNFPDSIYMGCSTGGNIVDGRMSNAEISVICTIFEYPTTQLKLLQYTISADNVVDVVESIKEEIKANPWAKAVELQLTTLGVSMTPFCDAFKDVDPSIAIFGGGAINPSLTSTETCVFSNVGGYSGKGMLVLLMGGDDFFVHTSHVIGWKPLGREFVVTKAVGPVLYELDGMPAYEIYHRYLNIPNDEHFIYNTLEFPLFYKRNGIDIMRSPVACNEDGSVVMSSDIEEGVKVRLAYGDPWTILASVRKDGRDVGVFSPEIIKVFSCVVRRIFWGKEEISGETLPLQSIASTSGFYSSSEFLRTGCCVNQHNATLVIAGMREGSGGDRYDFEMPQEAFSGKVSMINRLATFIDVTAQEQAETYAKLQLTSITDSLSEVFNRGEIQRRITRCVELGRPGCLVMLDIDNFKQINDIWGHKEGDVVIQEISHVLRRVADETGVSGVEAANFDMVDFRAMCAKEFELHGGNALRPVPVIMDVKSPIGRWGGEEFMVLLQDSSLKTAIDFADRVRVAFNDITFEKAGRRSVSAGVTELRRGESADTALVRVDKALYRAKKNGKNCVVVSEGENDG
- a CDS encoding EAL domain-containing protein → MMDSVVKRKIDSLYGAFSVLANGAYTYVTDMKTDWTRWSKEAVHYFDLPDEYMQGVAYTWMERIHPDDRAAYKENIDKVMSGETNEHNLQYRVLTKDGRYIVCTCRGVLLRNENGTPDYFGGIIKNNDTLSYFDDVSNMRSLYGFLEDLQSTSWRGESLQIMILGINDFSRLNEIYGYTFGNRVLQDFSKMIKVEAHGMGDWYRMDGTKFAIICKKASVDDLQNLYKRIQYNSLHEFNVDGSRVVLSFVAGAVNLDKFDVSVETVYSCLRFAYYESKNNHLGELYVLKNDVNDDKRFAIERINVIRNSIVNNCEGFYLCYQPIVDADSEKIIGAEALIRWKNDEYGVVPPVQFVDVLEQDNLFPELGKWILRTSIRDAKKFLDAYPNFVINVNLSYTQLEKPDFVESVLYILDQEKFPPQNLCLEITERCRLLDMTLLKDIFTQLRNRGIKVALDDFGTGFSSIGVLREIPVTTVKIDRSFVMNIEQDPSDQKTVRFISELADSFSSSVTAEGIETPEMREFLLRFKIKSLQGFYYSKPLPVDEFMDKYVNV